One Oscillatoria salina IIICB1 DNA segment encodes these proteins:
- a CDS encoding CHAT domain-containing protein has translation MSVAANPCLSIAIARLRTGQENFAIWVLQAPLPGGYVHHDCIWSSSLTQKWLRWQEMFSLRELPHVPFANHPTQSIPLDGSFAGAPGGYGGRLMQDLGINLWQWLFEEPIRSSLAQSQGIAIGQNKPLRLRLEIRDPNLIPLPWEIMQPEAGKQAISLNQQILFSRTTSDVDPFLPPHSQEVLNILLVLGNNLEEAGMSASMSNLPRSYLELQKEAAALVKVIERSKGDNLFGTNEFAYSVPVRVDTLVQPTPAELIDALEFNNYNILFYSGHGITAPDGGLLFLRPDATINGTELAQVLVRTQVTLAVFNACWGAGPDRQGQHAIKRSSLAEVLIHHGVPAVLGMREEIADREALSFIETLTEALSQRMSIDMAVTLARQQLLTLYKFNQPAWTLPILYMHPEFDGELIKPLDEGITELPAMLPSLQEIPVPVALVRSLDENDKVWYIRGGLMRVGRRPENDLVIQERWVSQKHAEIISRDTLSGPDSQPAYFLRDFSRYGTLISSSQGWQKIHHQEVPLYSGVKLKFGSAYGQTLEFIIE, from the coding sequence ATGTCTGTAGCCGCTAACCCCTGCCTCAGTATAGCGATCGCGCGTCTGAGGACAGGTCAAGAAAATTTTGCAATCTGGGTTTTACAAGCTCCTTTACCAGGGGGCTACGTTCATCATGACTGTATTTGGTCGTCAAGTTTGACCCAGAAGTGGCTGCGTTGGCAAGAAATGTTTTCTTTACGAGAGTTACCTCACGTACCCTTTGCCAATCATCCAACTCAATCGATTCCTCTAGATGGTAGCTTTGCTGGTGCGCCTGGAGGATATGGCGGCAGATTGATGCAGGATTTGGGTATAAATCTTTGGCAGTGGTTGTTTGAAGAACCAATTCGCAGTAGTCTCGCTCAAAGTCAAGGAATCGCGATCGGACAAAATAAACCGCTACGCTTGCGCCTGGAAATTCGCGATCCGAATTTAATTCCTTTACCTTGGGAGATTATGCAGCCAGAGGCAGGGAAACAAGCGATTTCTCTTAATCAGCAAATTCTCTTTAGTCGTACTACCAGCGATGTTGACCCTTTTTTACCCCCCCATTCTCAGGAAGTTTTAAATATTTTATTGGTGCTGGGAAATAATTTAGAGGAAGCAGGAATGTCAGCTTCCATGAGTAACTTGCCTCGAAGCTATCTCGAACTACAAAAAGAAGCTGCGGCTTTAGTGAAAGTTATCGAACGCAGTAAAGGAGATAATCTCTTTGGGACGAATGAGTTTGCTTATAGCGTTCCCGTAAGAGTAGATACTTTAGTGCAACCTACTCCAGCCGAACTAATTGATGCTCTCGAATTTAATAATTACAATATTTTGTTTTATTCGGGTCATGGGATAACTGCGCCTGACGGTGGTTTGTTATTTTTACGTCCTGACGCAACAATTAACGGTACAGAATTAGCTCAAGTTCTTGTCCGGACTCAGGTAACTTTAGCTGTATTTAATGCTTGTTGGGGTGCAGGACCCGATCGCCAAGGTCAACACGCGATTAAACGTAGTTCTTTAGCGGAAGTGTTGATTCATCATGGCGTACCAGCAGTTTTGGGAATGCGTGAGGAAATTGCCGATCGCGAGGCGCTTAGTTTTATTGAAACTCTTACGGAAGCTCTCTCGCAAAGAATGTCGATTGATATGGCGGTAACTCTCGCCAGACAACAGTTATTAACTCTTTATAAGTTTAATCAGCCTGCTTGGACTTTGCCGATTCTTTATATGCACCCAGAGTTTGATGGCGAACTGATTAAACCTTTAGATGAAGGAATTACCGAACTCCCGGCGATGTTGCCTTCTCTTCAGGAGATTCCGGTTCCAGTGGCTTTGGTTCGCTCTCTCGATGAGAATGATAAGGTTTGGTATATTCGGGGCGGATTAATGCGAGTTGGTCGCCGTCCGGAAAATGATTTGGTGATTCAAGAACGTTGGGTTAGCCAAAAACACGCTGAAATTATTAGCCGCGATACTTTATCGGGACCTGATTCCCAACCTGCTTATTTTTTACGGGATTTTTCGCGCTACGGTACTTTGATTTCTAGTTCTCAGGGATGGCAGAAAATCCACCATCAGGAAGTGCCATTATATTCTGGAGTTAAGTTAAAGTTTGGTAGTGCTTACGGTCAAACTCTTGAGTTTATCATTGAGTAA
- a CDS encoding protein phosphatase 2C domain-containing protein: protein MSRTAAKIQCSNPHCLTPNPDSEKFCQKCGIPLVRRHLWVVGTGIEIYKPGTTIGDRYLFKSPRIVLDTKPASPPQAPEEVPDEIIPYLKLSPYRLRVPQIYGQLVTQNGRSSAWLLEYGTLPNEQNYSQGELFPALIKEWQAASSLRQINWLWQMAYLWNPLQNQGVVSSLLNREFLRVKGTILQLRELQLDGAQTPQLNQLGQLWAEWVAETSSEINNYLTRLCSDIQENKLSTSEQILKKLDEAAAALGREQQRSYKIYTRTDRGIARDHNEDACYPDSDRLVETFQDKEALALVCDGIGGHEGGEIASQLAIRSVREGVKNHLTWGNLPNNPDEIAQKLETFICNANDAISQRNDSEHRQERRRMGTTLVMSLPYAHEIYITHVGDSRVYWLSRHGCYQVTLDDDVASREVRLGYALYRDAIQYHASGSLVQALGMSSSANLRPTVQRFILDEDGVFLLCSDGLSDNDRVEQYWEKEILPILEGETDVAEVGQNLIKIANQRNGHDNVTVALVHCQVQEPGSSQKTTLTYRDRISSSIPKSTFLQTRKVEGNSNQKTTLQDSQPAKRRFFLLPLILLLLLGSGAVVWFFINPLAFRTAIGNVPSLNPRESSSEPEISSSSEAEEPEITSSEPSAAETPTSARELKVGLRIQIQEAIALVPNPQATPNNSASTIIQVPEQSILEVVEKRSEQVQLKVCQFGENNPEVTSSQPAENNLNLEKQPKAGVPSPDSTTTTNPGTKTEISAGTTGWIEANNQAIARAKRFSNTDTVGDCRPQSVVDKRTDE from the coding sequence ATGTCACGAACTGCGGCAAAAATTCAATGCTCTAATCCTCACTGTCTCACACCAAACCCTGACAGTGAAAAATTCTGTCAAAAATGCGGCATCCCCTTAGTCAGGCGGCATTTATGGGTAGTAGGTACAGGAATAGAGATATACAAACCGGGAACCACAATCGGCGATCGCTACTTATTTAAGTCCCCCAGAATTGTACTCGATACGAAACCAGCATCGCCACCGCAGGCACCCGAAGAGGTTCCAGATGAGATTATTCCTTATTTAAAGCTTTCTCCGTATCGGTTGCGCGTTCCCCAAATTTACGGACAACTAGTAACGCAAAATGGTCGTTCGTCAGCCTGGTTACTAGAATACGGTACGCTTCCCAACGAGCAAAACTATTCCCAGGGAGAATTATTCCCAGCGTTAATCAAAGAGTGGCAAGCAGCTTCTTCTTTGCGCCAAATCAACTGGTTATGGCAAATGGCTTACTTGTGGAATCCTTTGCAAAACCAAGGGGTAGTTTCTAGTTTACTAAATCGTGAGTTTTTACGAGTTAAAGGAACAATCTTACAGTTGCGCGAATTGCAACTTGATGGCGCTCAAACTCCCCAATTAAATCAGTTAGGTCAATTGTGGGCTGAATGGGTAGCTGAGACATCCTCCGAGATCAATAATTATCTCACCAGACTTTGCTCAGATATACAAGAAAATAAGCTCTCCACCTCAGAACAAATTCTCAAGAAACTTGACGAAGCCGCAGCCGCGCTCGGAAGAGAACAACAGCGATCTTATAAAATTTATACCCGAACCGATCGGGGAATTGCTCGCGACCATAACGAAGATGCTTGTTATCCTGATTCCGATCGCTTGGTGGAAACTTTCCAAGACAAGGAAGCTTTAGCGCTCGTTTGCGATGGAATTGGCGGACATGAAGGTGGAGAAATAGCTTCCCAGCTAGCAATTAGATCGGTACGAGAGGGAGTAAAAAATCATCTTACTTGGGGAAATTTACCCAATAATCCCGATGAAATTGCGCAAAAATTAGAAACTTTTATCTGTAATGCTAACGATGCAATTAGCCAACGTAACGATTCCGAACACCGACAAGAACGACGACGCATGGGAACGACTCTAGTAATGAGTTTGCCCTATGCTCACGAAATTTATATCACTCATGTAGGAGATTCTCGCGTTTACTGGTTATCTCGTCACGGTTGTTATCAAGTTACTCTTGACGATGATGTTGCTTCTCGTGAAGTAAGGTTAGGTTATGCTCTTTACCGCGATGCGATCCAGTATCATGCTTCTGGTTCGTTGGTACAGGCTTTAGGTATGAGTTCCTCGGCAAATCTGCGCCCCACTGTCCAAAGATTTATCTTAGATGAAGATGGTGTTTTTCTCCTTTGTTCTGATGGTTTAAGCGATAACGATCGCGTCGAACAATACTGGGAAAAAGAAATTCTGCCTATTCTCGAAGGAGAAACTGATGTTGCTGAAGTAGGTCAAAATTTAATCAAAATTGCTAATCAAAGAAATGGTCACGATAATGTTACTGTAGCGCTGGTTCACTGTCAGGTACAAGAGCCAGGAAGTAGTCAAAAAACTACTCTTACTTATCGCGATCGGATCTCTTCTTCTATCCCTAAATCTACTTTCCTACAAACTAGAAAGGTTGAGGGTAACTCAAACCAAAAGACAACTTTACAGGATAGCCAACCAGCTAAGAGACGATTCTTCTTACTACCTTTAATTTTATTATTGTTATTGGGGTCTGGTGCAGTAGTGTGGTTTTTCATCAACCCATTGGCGTTTCGGACGGCGATCGGTAATGTTCCTAGTTTGAATCCTCGAGAGTCTTCTTCTGAACCGGAAATAAGCTCTTCGAGTGAAGCAGAAGAACCGGAAATAACCTCAAGCGAACCATCAGCAGCAGAAACTCCCACCTCTGCGCGCGAGTTAAAAGTGGGTTTGCGAATTCAAATTCAAGAAGCGATCGCACTCGTACCAAATCCCCAAGCAACTCCTAACAATTCAGCTTCGACAATTATTCAAGTACCAGAGCAAAGTATCCTAGAAGTTGTCGAAAAAAGATCCGAGCAAGTGCAGTTAAAAGTTTGTCAGTTTGGTGAAAACAATCCAGAAGTAACTTCCTCACAGCCAGCAGAAAATAACCTAAATCTGGAGAAACAGCCCAAAGCGGGCGTACCCTCTCCTGATTCCACAACCACAACAAATCCCGGAACAAAAACCGAGATTTCCGCAGGAACTACCGGATGGATTGAGGCGAATAATCAGGCGATCGCGCGAGCAAAACGCTTTTCTAATACAGATACAGTAGGCGATTGTCGTCCGCAAAGCGTTGTTGACAAACGTACTGATGAGTAA
- a CDS encoding DUF6737 family protein — MSGQKTINPWDYKPWWCQPWSIILTGVLLISGSWLLTTTAWVTLLVSVPIVAWWTYFLIFWPKLVQSSLVLNYQQHCENNLTQKEK; from the coding sequence GTGTCTGGACAAAAAACTATCAATCCTTGGGACTATAAACCCTGGTGGTGCCAGCCTTGGTCAATTATACTCACAGGAGTGTTGCTAATTAGCGGTAGCTGGTTATTGACAACAACAGCTTGGGTAACACTTCTGGTTTCAGTGCCAATTGTAGCTTGGTGGACTTACTTTCTTATTTTTTGGCCCAAGCTAGTACAAAGTAGCCTCGTGCTAAATTATCAGCAGCACTGTGAAAATAATCTCACTCAAAAAGAAAAATAA
- the ndhM gene encoding NAD(P)H-quinone oxidoreductase subunit M — protein sequence MLLKSITRHIKIYAAEVKNNELNPSDNVLTLDVDPDNEFIWNEDALQKIYRKFDELVESYSNQDLTEYNLRRIGSDLEHFMRSLLQSGQISYNLSGRVLNYSMGLPRVDSPETEGKYR from the coding sequence ATGCTTTTAAAGTCAATCACCCGTCATATAAAAATTTATGCCGCCGAGGTAAAAAATAACGAATTAAATCCCAGCGATAACGTTTTAACTTTAGATGTAGACCCCGATAATGAATTTATTTGGAATGAAGACGCTCTGCAAAAAATTTATCGAAAATTTGACGAATTAGTAGAATCTTATAGCAACCAAGACTTAACTGAATACAATTTGCGGCGTATTGGTTCGGATTTAGAACATTTTATGCGATCGCTATTACAAAGCGGTCAAATCAGTTATAATCTTAGCGGTCGCGTACTTAATTACAGTATGGGACTGCCCAGAGTGGACAGTCCCGAAACCGAAGGAAAATATCGATAA
- a CDS encoding LeuD/DmdB family oxidoreductase small subunit gives MGKVIQGKIFVVDDNIDTDQIIPAEYLTLVPSKPDEYEKLGSYALIGLPDRYGKFIAAGEMKTQYPIIIAGENFGCGSSREHAPIALGASGVKAVVAQSYARIFFRNCAATGELYPWESVARLCDRMATDQEVTIDFEDNRLINHTLNETYSLKSLGEVKPVIDAGGIFAYARQTGMIRA, from the coding sequence ATGGGTAAGGTAATTCAAGGTAAAATTTTTGTCGTCGATGACAATATTGATACCGATCAAATCATTCCTGCGGAATACCTGACTTTAGTTCCCTCTAAACCTGATGAATACGAAAAGTTAGGCAGTTATGCCTTGATTGGTTTGCCCGATCGCTATGGTAAGTTTATTGCTGCGGGCGAGATGAAAACTCAGTATCCGATTATTATAGCTGGGGAAAATTTTGGTTGTGGTTCGTCTCGGGAACACGCGCCGATCGCTTTGGGTGCTTCGGGAGTTAAGGCGGTGGTTGCACAATCTTATGCACGAATCTTTTTCCGTAACTGTGCCGCGACAGGGGAACTTTATCCTTGGGAGTCGGTAGCGAGGTTATGCGATCGCATGGCTACCGATCAGGAAGTAACTATTGACTTTGAGGACAATCGCTTGATTAATCATACTTTAAATGAAACCTACTCACTCAAGTCACTTGGAGAAGTTAAACCAGTTATTGATGCAGGTGGGATTTTCGCTTACGCCCGCCAAACAGGAATGATTCGCGCCTAG